A stretch of the Carassius carassius chromosome 6, fCarCar2.1, whole genome shotgun sequence genome encodes the following:
- the LOC132142856 gene encoding CD209 antigen-like, translated as MESGTFYVCRNINNRSGPRTQSRCKDEGKARKQRGSRRLVLISVGLGLLCVLLLVFIILLNITITAERDLIKSYKNTVEEFNQTINHLQDNHTDLTQKNLVLETKVNDLTAEKDQLRSNFSSLNQKKLELERNLCGSVCFFMSTESKSWSDSRQYCRDRGADLVIINTEEKQRFISSLVSERVWIGLSDRENEGIMKWVDNSTLNQGFWLKGEPNNDGNEDCIELNFNREKPGWSPLNSWNDDVCSETKKGICEK; from the exons ATGGAATCGGGGACCTTTTATGTATGTAGAAATATTAATAACAGATCTGGTCCTCGAACACAGAGCCGCTGCAAGGATGAAGGAAAAGCTCGCAAGCAAA GAGGAAGTAGACGTTTGGTGTTGATCTCAGTGGGTCTCGGGCTCCTTTGTGTTCTTCTGCTGGTCTTCATCATACTACTCAACATCACCATCACAGCAGAGAGAGACCTGATAAAGAGTTACAAGAACACAGTTGAAGAGTTCAATCAAACCATCAaccacttacaggacaatcacaCTGATTTAACACAGAAGAACCTGGTGCTGGAGACCAAAGTCAATGATCTCACTGCTGAGAAAGACCAGTTACGGAGCAACTTCAGTTCTTTGAATCAGAAGAAACTGGAGCTGGAAA GAAATCTGTGTGgttcagtttgtttcttcatgtccACTGAGTCGAAGAGCTGGTCTGACAGCAGACAGTACTGCAGGGATCGTGGAGCTGATCTGGTCATTATCAACACTGAAGAAAAGcag AGGTTCATATCTTCATTAGTCAGTGAGAGAGTTTGGATTGGTTTGTCTGACAGAGAGAACGAGGGCATTATGAAATGGGTGGATAATTCAACACTGAATCAAGG GTTTTGGCTCAAAGGTGAGCCAAACAACGATGGAAATGAGGACTGTATTGAACTGAATTTTAATAGAGAGAAGCCGGGATGGTCACCACTGAACAGCTGGAATGATGATGTATGCTCTGAGACGAAAAAGGGGATTTGTGAGAAATAG